A genomic window from Solanum stenotomum isolate F172 chromosome 10, ASM1918654v1, whole genome shotgun sequence includes:
- the LOC125842612 gene encoding topless-related protein 1-like isoform X3 produces the protein MSLSKDLIFLILQFCNEENLTKTAHMLGQETGFFFDMGHLEALVLGGKWDEIENYLSGFTGVTDSRYSKKMFFEIRKQKFLEALDRQDRKTALEILMKDLQVFAEPNKVLYAEMTQLLTFDDFREHPSLALYGDTLTARNRIMKLLKVVIESSPQFHGRLDFPELTKSRLRRLINQSLNWQHIHCAKPQQEPEIKTLFTDHKCSIPEDQSVTQMPRPSQTISAATPDQSVMQMPRPSQTISAATPDQSVTQMPRPSQTILAATPDQSVTQMPRPSETTSAANQDQSVTQMPRPSETTSAANQDQSFTQMPRPSKSISAANPDHRQIFSSSSIVTDDIASASTSKAVQDSGNLSDVNTARDMNEKVLSTTAPCQDQDTSVNLSDDFPKTVERVLTIGANPPTTSDYPTISSSYPTVNYYPTTMDFHPVQQTLLIVGDGGGGVELWDVSSGKMLFRRTLMMWEVEAFSAEFLKSMGEDPRISVNRVLWSSDGSLFGVASSKNIVQLYSYHNNDNHAENHLEIEAHYGSVNDLAFSKPNNQLLVITCGEDKLVKVWNTNNGARQYTFEGHGAPVYSLCAHVKEDVHFIFSTSTNGEIKAWVYENSGPSVSYEAPSKCCMRMLYSANGKRLFSCGTNKDGDSYLVEWNENDGFIERTYLGLGKCSSGVVEFDISRNNYVAAGDSHVIKVWNVNDAQLLTVVNAGGDLPASPYVRFNKNGTLLAVSVDQNSIKILANDGGRIFLQTSLDASTYLSTREIAGNSLSGPANSSPIDGIVPPEKTAESLASMEHHKILGNPSTSKVVQISRCQSLRLPSEVKTNKVCRLAYTQAGNMLVALVADGIHLLWKWSESDSNLTGQTTPKCTPQLWQPRSGQSGVVLKNSLPSSDAGAVSPCIALTNNGFYALSASGGAVSIFNLNLYKKMKSITPPTPAATCIACHPTNNNVIAVGMDDSTIIVYSVRSEEFISRLQGHSKRITGLAFSNTLNVLVSSGADSQIVVWNSTNWEREGSTMLQMSADWLPTEVSETSVEYQRDEKCFLVVHETQIAIYETTKLECVKQWMIKNFCARISHATFSCDSEWIYIVMKDGIILILSASDLSPKYEIDPSTFLTSDLSSHVFPVVVAAHPQNPNQLALGLNDGGVVVIEPSESDGRWCEPPKATTLTNEQPI, from the exons ATGTCTCTTAGTAAAGACCTTATATTCTTGATATTGCAATTCTGCAATGAGGAGAACCTCACGAAAACTGCTCACAT GTTAGGGCAGGAGACAGGGTTTTTCTTTGACATGGGACATCTTGAAGCTCTCGTGCTTGGTGGCAAGTGGGATGAGattgagaactacctttcaggTTTCACTGGTGTCACTGACAGCAgatattctaaaaaaatgtttttcgaGATTAGGAAACAAAAGTTCCTTGAGGCACTCGACAG GCAAGATCGTAAAACTGCTCTTGAGATCCTTATGAAAGATCTTCAAGTGTTTGCCGAGCCAAATAAAGTGCTTTATGCAGAGATGACTCAGCTTCTTACATTCGATGACTTCAG AGAACATCCTTCACTTGCTTTATATGGAGACACATTAACTGCTAGGAACCGCATAATGAAGCTACTTAAGGTTGTCATTGAATCAAGCCCCCAGTTTCATGGAAGACTCGACTTTCCAGAATTAACCAAGTCAAGATTGCGCCGTCTAATTAATCAAAG CTTGAACTGGCAGCATATTCATTGTGCAAAGCCTCAGCAAGAACCGGAGATCAAAACACTCTTCACTGATCATAAGTGTTCCATACCTGAAGATCAGTCGGTTACGCAAATGCCAAGG CCTAGCCAAACCATATCGGCTGCAACCCCAGATCAGTCTGTTATGCAAATGCCAAGG CCTAGCCAAACCATATCGGCTGCAACCCCAGATCAGTCGGTTACGCAAATGCCAAGG CCTAGCCAAACCATATTGGCTGCAACCCCAGATCAGTCGGTTACGCAAATGCCAAGG CCTAGTGAAACCACATCGGCTGCAAACCAAGATCAGTCGGTTACGCAAATGCCAAGG CCTAGTGAAACCACATCGGCTGCAAACCAAGATCAGTCATTTACGCAAATGCCAAGG CCTAGCAAAAGCATATCAGCTGCAAACCCTGATCATCGACAAATATTTTCTAGTTCGTCCATTGTAACTGATGACATAGCTTCTG CTTCTACTTCGAAGGCTGTTCAGGATTCTGGTAATTTATCTGATGTAAACACTGCAAGGGATATGAACGAG AAAGTGTTATCCACAACTGCTCCTTGTCAAGACCAGGATACATCGGTTAACCTCTCGGATGACTTTCCGAAGACCGTTGAACGTGTTTTAACCATTGGCGCCAATCCACCAACGACCAGCGATTATCCAACAATCAGTAGTAGTTATCCGACGGTCAACTATTATCCAACCACAATGGATTTTCACCCTGTTCAACAGACACTTCTGATAG TTGGAGACGGTGGTGGAGGCGTAGAGCTGTGGGATGTTAGTTCTGGaaaaatgttgtttagaagaaCGTTAATGATGTGGGAAGTAGAGGCTTTTTCAGCTGAATTTCTG AAAAGTATGGGTGAAGATCCGAGGATCTCAGTCAATCGAGTCCTATGGAGTTCCGATGGCTCTCTCTTTG GGGTTGCATCTTCTAAGAACATTGTTCAACTATATAGTTATCATAATAATGACAATCATGCTGAAAACCATCTGGAG ATTGAGGCTCATTATGGCAGTGTAAATGATCTTGCATTTTCTAAGCCAAATAACCAACTTCTTGTCATAACGTGCGGTGAGGACAAGTTGGTCAAG GTCTGGAATACTAACAATGGTGCTAGACAATATACTTTTGAAGGTCATGGAGCGCCCGTTTACTCTCTTTGCGCTCACGTGAAGGAAGATGTTCAT TTTATATTTTCAACATCAACTAATGGTGAAATAAAAGCATGGGTGTATGAAAACTCGGGACCAAGTGTTTCTTATGAGGCTCCTAGTAAATGTTGCATGAGAATGCTTTACAGTGCCAATGGTAAAAG GCTTTTTTCATGTGGGACTAATAAAGATGGAGACTCGTACttggtggaatggaatgaaAATGATGGTTTCATAGAAAGGACCTACCTCGGACTTGGCAAATGTTCTTCGGGTGTTGTGGAATTTGATATCAGCAGGAATAACTATGTGGCTGCTGGAGATTCCCATGTAATCAAAGTTTGGAATGTAAATGATGCTCAACTCTTGACAGTTGTCAATGCTGGTGGAGACCTTCCT GCAAGTCCATATGTTCGATTCAACAAGAATGGCACTTTATTGGCTGTCTCTGTGGATCAGAACAGTATCAAAATCTTAGCAAATGATGGTGGCCGCATTTTTCTTCAAACTTCATTGGATGCCTCTACATATCTATCTACAAGAGAG ATTGCAGGCAATTCCCTAAGTGGTCCTGCTAATAGTAGCCCGATTGATGGCATTGTCCCTCCG GAAAAGACAGCAGAAAGCCTGGCAAGTATGGAGCATCACAAGATATTAGGGAATCCGAGCACCTCTAAGGTCGTCCAAATTTCACGATGTCAATCTTTGAGGCTCCCCTCGGAAGTGAAGACAAATAAG GTGTGTAGGTTAGCATATACTCAGGCAGGAAATATGCTTGTGGCCTTAGTCGCAGATGGTATTCATCTACTCTGGAAATGGTCGGAGAGTGATTCTAATTTGACTGGCCAG ACAACACCAAAATGCACTCCTCAATTGTGGCAACCACGGAGTGGGCAGAGTGGGGTGGTTTTGAAGAACAGTCTGCCCAGTAGTGATGCAGGAGCAGTTTCACCTTGCATAGCTTTAACCAATAATGGTTTTTATGCACTTTCGGCATCCGGAGGAGCAGTTTCTATATTTAACTTAAACCTCTATAAG AAAATGAAAAGTATCACGCCTCCTACACCTGCAGCAACATGTATTGCTTGCCACCCGACTAATAACAATGTGATTGCTGTTGGGATGGATGATTCGACAATCATTGTCTACAGTGTCCGTTCGGAGGAG TTCATAAGCAGGCTTCAGGGACACTCAAAAAGGATTACTGGACTTGCATTCTCTAACACACTGAATGTGCTTGTTTCTTCAGGAGCAGACTCTCAG ATAGTGGTGTGGAATTCAACAAACTGGGAGAGGGAGGGAAGTACAATGTTGCAGATGTCTGCAGACTGGTTACCAACAGAAGTATCAGAGACATCTGTCGAATATCAGCGAGATGAGAAATGCTTCCTTGTCGTACATGAGACTCAAATTGCAATCTATGAAACAACAAAGCTAGAATGTGTGAAGCAG TGGATGATCAAAAACTTCTGTGCGCGAATTTCACATGCAACATTTTCATGTGATAGTGAGTGGATATATATTGTTATGAAAGACGGGATCATTTTGATACTCTCTGCTTCAGATCTCTCCCCCAAATATGAGATTGATCCTTCTACTTTCCTCACTTCTGATTTGag TTCTCATGTGTTCCCTGTGGTGGTTGCTGCTCATCCTCAAAATCCAAACCAGTTAGCTTTGGGTTTAAACGACGGTGGAGTAGTCGTTATTGAACCTTCAGAGTCTGATGGTAGATGGTGTGAGCCACCCAAGGCGACGACTCTTACCAATGAGCAACCAATATAG
- the LOC125842612 gene encoding topless-related protein 1-like isoform X5 — protein sequence MSLSKDLIFLILQFCNEENLTKTAHMLGQETGFFFDMGHLEALVLGGKWDEIENYLSGFTGVTDSRYSKKMFFEIRKQKFLEALDRQDRKTALEILMKDLQVFAEPNKVLYAEMTQLLTFDDFREHPSLALYGDTLTARNRIMKLLKVVIESSPQFHGRLDFPELTKSRLRRLINQSLNWQHIHCAKPQQEPEIKTLFTDHKCSIPEDQSVTQMPRPSQTISAATPDQSVTQMPRPSQAISAANADQSVTEMPRPSQTILAATPDQSVTQMPRPSETTSAANQDQSVTQMPRPSETTSAANQDQSFTQMPRPSKSISAANPDHRQIFSSSSIVTDDIASASTSKAVQDSGNLSDVNTARDMNEKVLSTTAPCQDQDTSVNLSDDFPKTVERVLTIGANPPTTSDYPTISSSYPTVNYYPTTMDFHPVQQTLLIVGDGGGGVELWDVSSGKMLFRRTLMMWEVEAFSAEFLKSMGEDPRISVNRVLWSSDGSLFGVASSKNIVQLYSYHNNDNHAENHLEIEAHYGSVNDLAFSKPNNQLLVITCGEDKLVKVWNTNNGARQYTFEGHGAPVYSLCAHVKEDVHFIFSTSTNGEIKAWVYENSGPSVSYEAPSKCCMRMLYSANGKRLFSCGTNKDGDSYLVEWNENDGFIERTYLGLGKCSSGVVEFDISRNNYVAAGDSHVIKVWNVNDAQLLTVVNAGGDLPASPYVRFNKNGTLLAVSVDQNSIKILANDGGRIFLQTSLDASTYLSTREIAGNSLSGPANSSPIDGIVPPEKTAESLASMEHHKILGNPSTSKVVQISRCQSLRLPSEVKTNKVCRLAYTQAGNMLVALVADGIHLLWKWSESDSNLTGQTTPKCTPQLWQPRSGQSGVVLKNSLPSSDAGAVSPCIALTNNGFYALSASGGAVSIFNLNLYKKMKSITPPTPAATCIACHPTNNNVIAVGMDDSTIIVYSVRSEEFISRLQGHSKRITGLAFSNTLNVLVSSGADSQIVVWNSTNWEREGSTMLQMSADWLPTEVSETSVEYQRDEKCFLVVHETQIAIYETTKLECVKQWMIKNFCARISHATFSCDSEWIYIVMKDGIILILSASDLSPKYEIDPSTFLTSDLSSHVFPVVVAAHPQNPNQLALGLNDGGVVVIEPSESDGRWCEPPKATTLTNEQPI from the exons ATGTCTCTTAGTAAAGACCTTATATTCTTGATATTGCAATTCTGCAATGAGGAGAACCTCACGAAAACTGCTCACAT GTTAGGGCAGGAGACAGGGTTTTTCTTTGACATGGGACATCTTGAAGCTCTCGTGCTTGGTGGCAAGTGGGATGAGattgagaactacctttcaggTTTCACTGGTGTCACTGACAGCAgatattctaaaaaaatgtttttcgaGATTAGGAAACAAAAGTTCCTTGAGGCACTCGACAG GCAAGATCGTAAAACTGCTCTTGAGATCCTTATGAAAGATCTTCAAGTGTTTGCCGAGCCAAATAAAGTGCTTTATGCAGAGATGACTCAGCTTCTTACATTCGATGACTTCAG AGAACATCCTTCACTTGCTTTATATGGAGACACATTAACTGCTAGGAACCGCATAATGAAGCTACTTAAGGTTGTCATTGAATCAAGCCCCCAGTTTCATGGAAGACTCGACTTTCCAGAATTAACCAAGTCAAGATTGCGCCGTCTAATTAATCAAAG CTTGAACTGGCAGCATATTCATTGTGCAAAGCCTCAGCAAGAACCGGAGATCAAAACACTCTTCACTGATCATAAGTGTTCCATACCTGAAGATCAGTCGGTTACGCAAATGCCAAGG CCTAGCCAAACCATATCGGCTGCAACCCCAGATCAGTCGGTTACGCAAATGCCAAGG CCTAGCCAAGCCATATCGGCTGCAAACGCAGATCAGTCGGTTACGGAAATGCCAAGG CCTAGCCAAACCATATTGGCTGCAACCCCAGATCAGTCGGTTACGCAAATGCCAAGG CCTAGTGAAACCACATCGGCTGCAAACCAAGATCAGTCGGTTACGCAAATGCCAAGG CCTAGTGAAACCACATCGGCTGCAAACCAAGATCAGTCATTTACGCAAATGCCAAGG CCTAGCAAAAGCATATCAGCTGCAAACCCTGATCATCGACAAATATTTTCTAGTTCGTCCATTGTAACTGATGACATAGCTTCTG CTTCTACTTCGAAGGCTGTTCAGGATTCTGGTAATTTATCTGATGTAAACACTGCAAGGGATATGAACGAG AAAGTGTTATCCACAACTGCTCCTTGTCAAGACCAGGATACATCGGTTAACCTCTCGGATGACTTTCCGAAGACCGTTGAACGTGTTTTAACCATTGGCGCCAATCCACCAACGACCAGCGATTATCCAACAATCAGTAGTAGTTATCCGACGGTCAACTATTATCCAACCACAATGGATTTTCACCCTGTTCAACAGACACTTCTGATAG TTGGAGACGGTGGTGGAGGCGTAGAGCTGTGGGATGTTAGTTCTGGaaaaatgttgtttagaagaaCGTTAATGATGTGGGAAGTAGAGGCTTTTTCAGCTGAATTTCTG AAAAGTATGGGTGAAGATCCGAGGATCTCAGTCAATCGAGTCCTATGGAGTTCCGATGGCTCTCTCTTTG GGGTTGCATCTTCTAAGAACATTGTTCAACTATATAGTTATCATAATAATGACAATCATGCTGAAAACCATCTGGAG ATTGAGGCTCATTATGGCAGTGTAAATGATCTTGCATTTTCTAAGCCAAATAACCAACTTCTTGTCATAACGTGCGGTGAGGACAAGTTGGTCAAG GTCTGGAATACTAACAATGGTGCTAGACAATATACTTTTGAAGGTCATGGAGCGCCCGTTTACTCTCTTTGCGCTCACGTGAAGGAAGATGTTCAT TTTATATTTTCAACATCAACTAATGGTGAAATAAAAGCATGGGTGTATGAAAACTCGGGACCAAGTGTTTCTTATGAGGCTCCTAGTAAATGTTGCATGAGAATGCTTTACAGTGCCAATGGTAAAAG GCTTTTTTCATGTGGGACTAATAAAGATGGAGACTCGTACttggtggaatggaatgaaAATGATGGTTTCATAGAAAGGACCTACCTCGGACTTGGCAAATGTTCTTCGGGTGTTGTGGAATTTGATATCAGCAGGAATAACTATGTGGCTGCTGGAGATTCCCATGTAATCAAAGTTTGGAATGTAAATGATGCTCAACTCTTGACAGTTGTCAATGCTGGTGGAGACCTTCCT GCAAGTCCATATGTTCGATTCAACAAGAATGGCACTTTATTGGCTGTCTCTGTGGATCAGAACAGTATCAAAATCTTAGCAAATGATGGTGGCCGCATTTTTCTTCAAACTTCATTGGATGCCTCTACATATCTATCTACAAGAGAG ATTGCAGGCAATTCCCTAAGTGGTCCTGCTAATAGTAGCCCGATTGATGGCATTGTCCCTCCG GAAAAGACAGCAGAAAGCCTGGCAAGTATGGAGCATCACAAGATATTAGGGAATCCGAGCACCTCTAAGGTCGTCCAAATTTCACGATGTCAATCTTTGAGGCTCCCCTCGGAAGTGAAGACAAATAAG GTGTGTAGGTTAGCATATACTCAGGCAGGAAATATGCTTGTGGCCTTAGTCGCAGATGGTATTCATCTACTCTGGAAATGGTCGGAGAGTGATTCTAATTTGACTGGCCAG ACAACACCAAAATGCACTCCTCAATTGTGGCAACCACGGAGTGGGCAGAGTGGGGTGGTTTTGAAGAACAGTCTGCCCAGTAGTGATGCAGGAGCAGTTTCACCTTGCATAGCTTTAACCAATAATGGTTTTTATGCACTTTCGGCATCCGGAGGAGCAGTTTCTATATTTAACTTAAACCTCTATAAG AAAATGAAAAGTATCACGCCTCCTACACCTGCAGCAACATGTATTGCTTGCCACCCGACTAATAACAATGTGATTGCTGTTGGGATGGATGATTCGACAATCATTGTCTACAGTGTCCGTTCGGAGGAG TTCATAAGCAGGCTTCAGGGACACTCAAAAAGGATTACTGGACTTGCATTCTCTAACACACTGAATGTGCTTGTTTCTTCAGGAGCAGACTCTCAG ATAGTGGTGTGGAATTCAACAAACTGGGAGAGGGAGGGAAGTACAATGTTGCAGATGTCTGCAGACTGGTTACCAACAGAAGTATCAGAGACATCTGTCGAATATCAGCGAGATGAGAAATGCTTCCTTGTCGTACATGAGACTCAAATTGCAATCTATGAAACAACAAAGCTAGAATGTGTGAAGCAG TGGATGATCAAAAACTTCTGTGCGCGAATTTCACATGCAACATTTTCATGTGATAGTGAGTGGATATATATTGTTATGAAAGACGGGATCATTTTGATACTCTCTGCTTCAGATCTCTCCCCCAAATATGAGATTGATCCTTCTACTTTCCTCACTTCTGATTTGag TTCTCATGTGTTCCCTGTGGTGGTTGCTGCTCATCCTCAAAATCCAAACCAGTTAGCTTTGGGTTTAAACGACGGTGGAGTAGTCGTTATTGAACCTTCAGAGTCTGATGGTAGATGGTGTGAGCCACCCAAGGCGACGACTCTTACCAATGAGCAACCAATATAG
- the LOC125842612 gene encoding topless-related protein 1-like isoform X2 — translation MSLSKDLIFLILQFCNEENLTKTAHMLGQETGFFFDMGHLEALVLGGKWDEIENYLSGFTGVTDSRYSKKMFFEIRKQKFLEALDRQDRKTALEILMKDLQVFAEPNKVLYAEMTQLLTFDDFREHPSLALYGDTLTARNRIMKLLKVVIESSPQFHGRLDFPELTKSRLRRLINQSLNWQHIHCAKPQQEPEIKTLFTDHKCSIPEDQSVTQMPRPSQTISAATPDQSVMQMPRPSQTISAATPDQSVTQMPRPSQAISAANADQSVTEMPRPSQTILAATPDQSVTQMPRPSETTSAANQDQSFTQMPRPSKSISAANPDHRQIFSSSSIVTDDIASASTSKAVQDSGNLSDVNTARDMNEKVLSTTAPCQDQDTSVNLSDDFPKTVERVLTIGANPPTTSDYPTISSSYPTVNYYPTTMDFHPVQQTLLIVGDGGGGVELWDVSSGKMLFRRTLMMWEVEAFSAEFLKSMGEDPRISVNRVLWSSDGSLFGVASSKNIVQLYSYHNNDNHAENHLEIEAHYGSVNDLAFSKPNNQLLVITCGEDKLVKVWNTNNGARQYTFEGHGAPVYSLCAHVKEDVHFIFSTSTNGEIKAWVYENSGPSVSYEAPSKCCMRMLYSANGKRLFSCGTNKDGDSYLVEWNENDGFIERTYLGLGKCSSGVVEFDISRNNYVAAGDSHVIKVWNVNDAQLLTVVNAGGDLPASPYVRFNKNGTLLAVSVDQNSIKILANDGGRIFLQTSLDASTYLSTREIAGNSLSGPANSSPIDGIVPPEKTAESLASMEHHKILGNPSTSKVVQISRCQSLRLPSEVKTNKVCRLAYTQAGNMLVALVADGIHLLWKWSESDSNLTGQTTPKCTPQLWQPRSGQSGVVLKNSLPSSDAGAVSPCIALTNNGFYALSASGGAVSIFNLNLYKKMKSITPPTPAATCIACHPTNNNVIAVGMDDSTIIVYSVRSEEFISRLQGHSKRITGLAFSNTLNVLVSSGADSQIVVWNSTNWEREGSTMLQMSADWLPTEVSETSVEYQRDEKCFLVVHETQIAIYETTKLECVKQWMIKNFCARISHATFSCDSEWIYIVMKDGIILILSASDLSPKYEIDPSTFLTSDLSSHVFPVVVAAHPQNPNQLALGLNDGGVVVIEPSESDGRWCEPPKATTLTNEQPI, via the exons ATGTCTCTTAGTAAAGACCTTATATTCTTGATATTGCAATTCTGCAATGAGGAGAACCTCACGAAAACTGCTCACAT GTTAGGGCAGGAGACAGGGTTTTTCTTTGACATGGGACATCTTGAAGCTCTCGTGCTTGGTGGCAAGTGGGATGAGattgagaactacctttcaggTTTCACTGGTGTCACTGACAGCAgatattctaaaaaaatgtttttcgaGATTAGGAAACAAAAGTTCCTTGAGGCACTCGACAG GCAAGATCGTAAAACTGCTCTTGAGATCCTTATGAAAGATCTTCAAGTGTTTGCCGAGCCAAATAAAGTGCTTTATGCAGAGATGACTCAGCTTCTTACATTCGATGACTTCAG AGAACATCCTTCACTTGCTTTATATGGAGACACATTAACTGCTAGGAACCGCATAATGAAGCTACTTAAGGTTGTCATTGAATCAAGCCCCCAGTTTCATGGAAGACTCGACTTTCCAGAATTAACCAAGTCAAGATTGCGCCGTCTAATTAATCAAAG CTTGAACTGGCAGCATATTCATTGTGCAAAGCCTCAGCAAGAACCGGAGATCAAAACACTCTTCACTGATCATAAGTGTTCCATACCTGAAGATCAGTCGGTTACGCAAATGCCAAGG CCTAGCCAAACCATATCGGCTGCAACCCCAGATCAGTCTGTTATGCAAATGCCAAGG CCTAGCCAAACCATATCGGCTGCAACCCCAGATCAGTCGGTTACGCAAATGCCAAGG CCTAGCCAAGCCATATCGGCTGCAAACGCAGATCAGTCGGTTACGGAAATGCCAAGG CCTAGCCAAACCATATTGGCTGCAACCCCAGATCAGTCGGTTACGCAAATGCCAAGG CCTAGTGAAACCACATCGGCTGCAAACCAAGATCAGTCATTTACGCAAATGCCAAGG CCTAGCAAAAGCATATCAGCTGCAAACCCTGATCATCGACAAATATTTTCTAGTTCGTCCATTGTAACTGATGACATAGCTTCTG CTTCTACTTCGAAGGCTGTTCAGGATTCTGGTAATTTATCTGATGTAAACACTGCAAGGGATATGAACGAG AAAGTGTTATCCACAACTGCTCCTTGTCAAGACCAGGATACATCGGTTAACCTCTCGGATGACTTTCCGAAGACCGTTGAACGTGTTTTAACCATTGGCGCCAATCCACCAACGACCAGCGATTATCCAACAATCAGTAGTAGTTATCCGACGGTCAACTATTATCCAACCACAATGGATTTTCACCCTGTTCAACAGACACTTCTGATAG TTGGAGACGGTGGTGGAGGCGTAGAGCTGTGGGATGTTAGTTCTGGaaaaatgttgtttagaagaaCGTTAATGATGTGGGAAGTAGAGGCTTTTTCAGCTGAATTTCTG AAAAGTATGGGTGAAGATCCGAGGATCTCAGTCAATCGAGTCCTATGGAGTTCCGATGGCTCTCTCTTTG GGGTTGCATCTTCTAAGAACATTGTTCAACTATATAGTTATCATAATAATGACAATCATGCTGAAAACCATCTGGAG ATTGAGGCTCATTATGGCAGTGTAAATGATCTTGCATTTTCTAAGCCAAATAACCAACTTCTTGTCATAACGTGCGGTGAGGACAAGTTGGTCAAG GTCTGGAATACTAACAATGGTGCTAGACAATATACTTTTGAAGGTCATGGAGCGCCCGTTTACTCTCTTTGCGCTCACGTGAAGGAAGATGTTCAT TTTATATTTTCAACATCAACTAATGGTGAAATAAAAGCATGGGTGTATGAAAACTCGGGACCAAGTGTTTCTTATGAGGCTCCTAGTAAATGTTGCATGAGAATGCTTTACAGTGCCAATGGTAAAAG GCTTTTTTCATGTGGGACTAATAAAGATGGAGACTCGTACttggtggaatggaatgaaAATGATGGTTTCATAGAAAGGACCTACCTCGGACTTGGCAAATGTTCTTCGGGTGTTGTGGAATTTGATATCAGCAGGAATAACTATGTGGCTGCTGGAGATTCCCATGTAATCAAAGTTTGGAATGTAAATGATGCTCAACTCTTGACAGTTGTCAATGCTGGTGGAGACCTTCCT GCAAGTCCATATGTTCGATTCAACAAGAATGGCACTTTATTGGCTGTCTCTGTGGATCAGAACAGTATCAAAATCTTAGCAAATGATGGTGGCCGCATTTTTCTTCAAACTTCATTGGATGCCTCTACATATCTATCTACAAGAGAG ATTGCAGGCAATTCCCTAAGTGGTCCTGCTAATAGTAGCCCGATTGATGGCATTGTCCCTCCG GAAAAGACAGCAGAAAGCCTGGCAAGTATGGAGCATCACAAGATATTAGGGAATCCGAGCACCTCTAAGGTCGTCCAAATTTCACGATGTCAATCTTTGAGGCTCCCCTCGGAAGTGAAGACAAATAAG GTGTGTAGGTTAGCATATACTCAGGCAGGAAATATGCTTGTGGCCTTAGTCGCAGATGGTATTCATCTACTCTGGAAATGGTCGGAGAGTGATTCTAATTTGACTGGCCAG ACAACACCAAAATGCACTCCTCAATTGTGGCAACCACGGAGTGGGCAGAGTGGGGTGGTTTTGAAGAACAGTCTGCCCAGTAGTGATGCAGGAGCAGTTTCACCTTGCATAGCTTTAACCAATAATGGTTTTTATGCACTTTCGGCATCCGGAGGAGCAGTTTCTATATTTAACTTAAACCTCTATAAG AAAATGAAAAGTATCACGCCTCCTACACCTGCAGCAACATGTATTGCTTGCCACCCGACTAATAACAATGTGATTGCTGTTGGGATGGATGATTCGACAATCATTGTCTACAGTGTCCGTTCGGAGGAG TTCATAAGCAGGCTTCAGGGACACTCAAAAAGGATTACTGGACTTGCATTCTCTAACACACTGAATGTGCTTGTTTCTTCAGGAGCAGACTCTCAG ATAGTGGTGTGGAATTCAACAAACTGGGAGAGGGAGGGAAGTACAATGTTGCAGATGTCTGCAGACTGGTTACCAACAGAAGTATCAGAGACATCTGTCGAATATCAGCGAGATGAGAAATGCTTCCTTGTCGTACATGAGACTCAAATTGCAATCTATGAAACAACAAAGCTAGAATGTGTGAAGCAG TGGATGATCAAAAACTTCTGTGCGCGAATTTCACATGCAACATTTTCATGTGATAGTGAGTGGATATATATTGTTATGAAAGACGGGATCATTTTGATACTCTCTGCTTCAGATCTCTCCCCCAAATATGAGATTGATCCTTCTACTTTCCTCACTTCTGATTTGag TTCTCATGTGTTCCCTGTGGTGGTTGCTGCTCATCCTCAAAATCCAAACCAGTTAGCTTTGGGTTTAAACGACGGTGGAGTAGTCGTTATTGAACCTTCAGAGTCTGATGGTAGATGGTGTGAGCCACCCAAGGCGACGACTCTTACCAATGAGCAACCAATATAG